The Bradysia coprophila strain Holo2 unplaced genomic scaffold, BU_Bcop_v1 contig_151, whole genome shotgun sequence genome contains a region encoding:
- the LOC119074478 gene encoding proteasome subunit alpha type-3 yields the protein MSSIGTGYDLSASQFSPDGRVFQIDYAGKAVEQSGTLIGLRGKNGVVLAVEKIVRSPLYEEDSGSRIYSIDKHIGIAIAGLLADGRQIVETARKEAINYKQQFDRPIPIKVLNDRISSFIHAYTLYSAVRPFGVSIILASYSPETGPQMYMIEPSGSSYGYSGCATGKAKQAAKTEIEKLKLADMDIEELITQAGKIIYQVHDELKDKLFKMELSWVCELSDGQHQIVPDEWYKKAYTAGVESKRDDDSDNDI from the exons ATGAGTTCAATCGGAACAGGA TACGATCTGTCTGCGTCTCAATTCAGTCCGGACGGTCGCGTATTTCAGATTGATTATGCCGGAAAAGCGGTTGAACAAAGTGGAACTTTGATTGGTCTTCGTGGTAAGAATGGCGTTGTGTTGGCCGTCGAAAAGATCGTTCGAAGTCCATTATACGAAGAGGATTCCGGATCGCGTATCTATTCCATTGACAAACACATTGGAATC GCCATAGCTGGTTTATTGGCCGATGGAAGGCAAATTGTCGAAACAGCTCGCAAGGAAGCAATCAACTACAAGCAACAATTTGACCGACCTATTCCCATCAAAGTTCTGAATGACCGAATTTCCAGTTTCATCCATGCATACACCTTGTACAGTGCAGTGAGACCGTTCGGTGTTAGTATCATTCTTGCGTCATATTCACCAGAAACTGGTCCGCAAATGTACATGATCGAACCATCCGGATCGTCATAC GGTTACAGCGGCTGTGCCACCGGTAAAGCAAAGCAGGCAGCCAAAACCGAAATCGAGAAACTTAAGCTCGCCGATATGGATATTGAGGAGCTGATAACCCAAGcgggaaaaat CATCTATCAAGTGCACGACGAGTTGAAAgataaattgtttaaaatggAACTGAGCTGGGTGTGTGAATTGTCCGATGGACAGCATCAAATCGTGCCCGACGAATGGTACAAGAAGGCGTACACTGCTGGCGTTGAATCGAAGCGTGATGATGACAGCGATAACGATAtctaa